A section of the Telopea speciosissima isolate NSW1024214 ecotype Mountain lineage chromosome 3, Tspe_v1, whole genome shotgun sequence genome encodes:
- the LOC122656926 gene encoding F-box protein PP2-A15-like isoform X2 — MGATLSNLTEGANGSGNGPGLGDIPESCVACVFMYLTPPEICNLARLNRAFRGAASSDAVWESKLPPNYQNLLDLLPFKRHQNLSKKDIFSLLSRPIPFDDGNKEVWVDRVTGGVCMSISAKALSITGIEDRRYWNWIPTEESRFHVVAFLQQIWWFELDGLVKFPFPADGQRAACECCLDDESEKDDANSNHKRGCWIEYKVGEFTVSDSEDATEVRFSMKQIDCTHSKGGLCVDSVSIIPSNLRARRKRF; from the exons ATGGGGGCGACGCTCTCAAACTTGACGGAAGGGGCAAATGGTTCCGGCAATGGTCCGGGGCTAGGAGATATACCAGAGAGTTGTGTGGCCTGTGTTTTCATGTACTTGACACCCCCTGAGATATGCAATCTCGCACGCCTAAACCGGGCCTTTCGCGGTGCTGCTTCTTCTGACGCCGTTTGGGAATCCAAATTGCCTCCTAATTATCAGAACCTCCTCGATTTGTTACCCTTTAAACGACACCAGAATCTATctaagaaagatattttttcCCTCCTCTCTCGTCCAATCCCTTTCGATGATGGCAACAAG GAGGTTTGGGTAGATAGGGTTACTGGGGGTGTTTGTATGTCGATCTCGGCGAAAGCCCTGTCAATAACTGGGATTGAAGATCGGAGATACTGGAATTGGATTCCTACTGAAGAATCTAG GTTCCATGTAGTGGCCTTTTTGCAGCAAATATGGTGGTTTGAACTAGATGGGTTGGTCAAGTTTCCTTTCCCCGCCG ATGGTCAGCGAGCAGCATGCGAATGCTGTTTGGATGATGAATCTGAAAAGGATGATGCAAATAGCAACCACAAACGTGGATGCTGGATAGAGTACAAGGTAGGTGAGTTCACAGTCAGTGATTCAGAAGATGCAACAGAAGTAAGATTTTCCATGAAACAGATTGATTGTACACATTCCAAAGGTGGGCTCTGTGTAGATTCAGTGTCTATTATCCCTAGTAATTTAAGAGCGAGAAGAAAGAGGTTTTGA
- the LOC122656926 gene encoding F-box protein PP2-A15-like isoform X1, with translation MGATLSNLTEGANGSGNGPGLGDIPESCVACVFMYLTPPEICNLARLNRAFRGAASSDAVWESKLPPNYQNLLDLLPFKRHQNLSKKDIFSLLSRPIPFDDGNKEVWVDRVTGGVCMSISAKALSITGIEDRRYWNWIPTEESRFHVVAFLQQIWWFELDGLVKFPFPAGMYTLSFRLHLGRFFKRLGRRACSFEHTHGWDIKPVRFELSTSDGQRAACECCLDDESEKDDANSNHKRGCWIEYKVGEFTVSDSEDATEVRFSMKQIDCTHSKGGLCVDSVSIIPSNLRARRKRF, from the exons ATGGGGGCGACGCTCTCAAACTTGACGGAAGGGGCAAATGGTTCCGGCAATGGTCCGGGGCTAGGAGATATACCAGAGAGTTGTGTGGCCTGTGTTTTCATGTACTTGACACCCCCTGAGATATGCAATCTCGCACGCCTAAACCGGGCCTTTCGCGGTGCTGCTTCTTCTGACGCCGTTTGGGAATCCAAATTGCCTCCTAATTATCAGAACCTCCTCGATTTGTTACCCTTTAAACGACACCAGAATCTATctaagaaagatattttttcCCTCCTCTCTCGTCCAATCCCTTTCGATGATGGCAACAAG GAGGTTTGGGTAGATAGGGTTACTGGGGGTGTTTGTATGTCGATCTCGGCGAAAGCCCTGTCAATAACTGGGATTGAAGATCGGAGATACTGGAATTGGATTCCTACTGAAGAATCTAG GTTCCATGTAGTGGCCTTTTTGCAGCAAATATGGTGGTTTGAACTAGATGGGTTGGTCAAGTTTCCTTTCCCCGCCGGTATGTACACTCTGTCATTCAGACTTCATCTTGGAAGATTTTTCAAACGATTGGGTCGACGTGCATGTAGTTTTGAGCACACTCATGGTTGGGATATAAAACCTGTACGATTTGAACTGTCTACTTCAGATGGTCAGCGAGCAGCATGCGAATGCTGTTTGGATGATGAATCTGAAAAGGATGATGCAAATAGCAACCACAAACGTGGATGCTGGATAGAGTACAAGGTAGGTGAGTTCACAGTCAGTGATTCAGAAGATGCAACAGAAGTAAGATTTTCCATGAAACAGATTGATTGTACACATTCCAAAGGTGGGCTCTGTGTAGATTCAGTGTCTATTATCCCTAGTAATTTAAGAGCGAGAAGAAAGAGGTTTTGA